The following DNA comes from Hyphococcus flavus.
CCGGGTCTGTCTCTTTCATGTTCGATCTGGTCGGCTATGTCGAGTATCCTGCGAGCGTCGCCTCCGAAGAAGGCATGCTCGAAGCGGCTATTGAAGCCGGCGCGGAAGATGTTCAGTCATCAGAAGAAACACACGAGATTTATTGCGCGTTTGATCAGCTCGCCGAAGTCAGCTCTGCACTAGAAGAAAAATTTGGCGAAGCAGCCTCGGCCAAACCAACCTGGCGCCCACAAAATACGATCGAAGTCGAGGGCGACAAAGCCGCAACATTAATGAAGCTCATTGAGTCACTCGATGATTGCGACGATGTACAGAATGTCTACGCAAACTTCGAAATTTCCGATGAAGAGATGGAGCGCCTGGCGGGTTAGGCTTCTTGCCTCCCCACGCCTCGCCTGCTAGAGCGGCGCGAAACTTCTCAAGGCTAGCGAGCGCATATGAAAATCAACGGCAATGAAATCCGCCCGGGCAACGTCATTCAGCATCAGGGCGGACTGTGGGCGGCGGTAAAAATCAACGCCGTCAAACCGGGCAAAGGCCCGGCCTATGCGCAGGTGGAGCTAAAGAACCTTGAAACCGGTTCAAAACTGAACGAGCGGTTTCGCGCATCGGAGACCGTTGAGCGCGTCCGGCTCGAGCAGAAGGATCACACTTATCTTTATGCGGAAGGCGACATGCTCGTGTTCATGGACGCCGAAAGCTATGAGCAGATCAATATTCACAAGGATATGATTGGCGACAGAACCGCATTTCTGCAGGACGGCATGGCTGTCATCGTTGAAAGCCACGAAGGCCGCGCCATCGGCGTTCAGTTGCCGGAGCAGGTGACGCTTGAGATTGTTGATACGGAACCGACGGTAAAAGGTCAGACCGCGTCCTCGTCGTACAAGCCGTCAACCGTTGACAACGGACTGCGCGTCATGGTGCCGCCTTACATGACGGTCGGTGAAAAAATTATCGTCAACACTGAAACCATGGAATATGTGAAGCGCGCCGACTAAGGCGTGAACTCAAACTCAACAAATTCTGATAACGAAGAGAAAATCTTTATCCGCGCCGCCACAACGGCGAAGGTAAGATTCGATTACATGACGTCGCCAGTGTCCTTGATCGAGGATGAATACAGCGCCTTCATGCCGCGGCGCTAGTCCTCAAAAATATCCTCGACGATTAAATCAAACAGCCGCCCGATTTTTAGCGCCAAAGATAAGCTTGGATCATATTTCCCGGTTTCAATCGCATTGATATTCTGACGCGACACACCGAGCAGTTCTGCAAGACGCGCCTGGCTCCACCCCTTTTCTGATCGGAGTTCACGCAACCGGTTCTTCATCGGTAGACAAAATGGAAAATAGCGCGCGTAACGCTGTAGATAATCGCCGCAAGCGGTGCGATCAGAGCGAGCGACAAGCCTGGCGCACCGGCGAACTCAATAGCCAATCCCCAAGCTGTCGTGACCCAGAGCGTTACGCCGCAGCTGATAGCAAGTGACCGCGTAGCCATGGCCCGTTCAAACTCGCCAAGAGACGTGATGAGTTTGGCGTAAAAAAGCCACCAGACCGTCACGACGAGCAGCGGTAACCCAACAGCCAGAATTTTCATGTACAGCGCCGCATCCTGACCGCTTGCGGAACGATCGCCGATCAAGACCGCCGCGACAAAAAGCATGGCGAAAAAAACTTCAGTAGCAGACCGCCGTAATACGCGCGCGCGGCGTTTCGATTTTGATGCGGAGGATTCTTGTTCCACGGGAGAAGCCGCCTGTTCAAATGAGGGTTTACCCAAATCTAAATAACGGCTCAGACAATTTTGTCAAGAGTTGTTGACAGCATACATCGCCCTCATTATGTCAATAGCTCTTTACATACTTCGCTGACGGAGCATCTATGAAACGAAAAATATTTTCAGCCATCGTGGCGGTGTCAGGCTTGGCGCTCACCGCATGTGCATCTGCTGACTTTAAACATGACGCCGTGCTTTATCATGGTTTCTCACACATAAATCCTGAAGAAGAACGCATCGTTCCGAACGCCTGGATGGTCGTGAGCGGAGAAAAAATCGTCAATGTAGGAAGCGGCAGTCCGCCTGCAGGAAACTTCGCTGAACGGCGCGATTTGAGCGGCCTCTACGCAATGCCGGGCCTGATTGACGCTCATGGCCATATTGCCGCTGGCGCTCATAAAATTGAACTTATAGATGGCGCGCCGGCAGTTACGATCGAAAGCGTCGATGAGATGACCCGCTTCCACGCCCAAAACGCACTTGCATTTGGCGTCACCACGGTTCGAAACCCAGGCAGCGATCCACAAGCCAATGCCCGTTACGATGAAAACGTTGCAAACGGGACCTGGATAGGACCGGAAGCATTGCACGCCGGCGCCATTATTCAGCCGCCGCCCTTTACCGGCGGCGCCTTCGCCTATCCGCGGACGGACGAAGAATGGGATAGAGAGGCTGCACGGCAGGCGGCGCTCGGCATGACCCATTTTAAGCTCTATGTCAGCTTGTCAGAAGAAGAGCTGGCCAAGGGAATTAAAGCAGCGCACAAACACGGCCTTAAAGCCATCGCGCATCTTGATGGCGTAAGCTGGACAAGCGCGGCAAGGCTCGGCATTGACGGTCTCGAACACGCCCTGCCCACCAGTCCCGATCTGCTGGAACCAGGAGCGCGCGAAGAATATCTTGCTAGCCTCGGCCCCGATTCAAAGTTTATGTATCGCTGGTTTGAACTGGCGGATTTTGACGGACCCCTGTTTCAAGAACTCCTGGCGCTGCTCGTGGACAACCAGGTCGAAATCAATCTGACCCTTGGCGTCAACGAACTCACTTTTAATGTCGATAAAGTCGATCAGATATGGCCGCCGGAAGACCGCCGGTATATCCACGCTGAAGCGCTGGCCGGAAGCCTCTCATTCATGCAGGCTGGGGCCGCAGCGTGGACGCCGGAGGATTATGATCGCGCAAGAGCCGCGTGGCCAAAAGTCCAGGAATTCGCAAAAAGACTGTATGACGCTGGCGTGCCGATGATGATCGGCACCGACGGCTTTGGCGGCGGTCCGCAACTTGCTCATGAGATGGAGCTTCACGTCGATGCCGGCATTCCGGTCTGGGCGGTCCTGCGCATGGCGACATCGGATGCAGCGGAATTACTTGGCATGGGCGATCGCACTGGCGCAATTGCCGCGAATATGGAGGCGGACGTCGTATTCTTGCGCGCCAATCCTGTTGAGAACGTTTTAAACATCAGCAGTGCTGCTTATGTCTTGTCGAACGGCGTAGGTTACGCTTTCGATGAACTCGCCCGAACGAATGACCAGCCCCAATGATCTATTAAACAGCACTCGACCTCGTTTGCAGCGGCGCCGGAAAACGCCGCTGCACAATGGGCTCAGCAACGCCAATGAGAAAATAAAGAGGCCCGGCCCAAGGACCAATAGGCGTTAAGCCCGCAACACCGGCAACAAACATTGCAACACCGGCCTGGATCAAGGCCGAAGCGCGCGAGCGACGGGTCAGCAGATATTCAGTTTCATCAAGCTCTAATGCTTCCCGCTTGGACGCTGCATGACCATAGAGCCCTGCGATTATGAGAAACACCACCGCGTAACCAAACGAATAGATGATCAGCAGGTTCTCACCGTTCTCGATGCCACCAACCATATAAGCGACAGTATCGAAGTTAGTGAAGAATGCCGGGATCAATACAAACATGAAGTCAGCCAGAAATCGAA
Coding sequences within:
- the efp gene encoding elongation factor P; protein product: MKINGNEIRPGNVIQHQGGLWAAVKINAVKPGKGPAYAQVELKNLETGSKLNERFRASETVERVRLEQKDHTYLYAEGDMLVFMDAESYEQINIHKDMIGDRTAFLQDGMAVIVESHEGRAIGVQLPEQVTLEIVDTEPTVKGQTASSSYKPSTVDNGLRVMVPPYMTVGEKIIVNTETMEYVKRAD
- a CDS encoding helix-turn-helix transcriptional regulator codes for the protein MKNRLRELRSEKGWSQARLAELLGVSRQNINAIETGKYDPSLSLALKIGRLFDLIVEDIFED
- a CDS encoding amidohydrolase family protein produces the protein MKRKIFSAIVAVSGLALTACASADFKHDAVLYHGFSHINPEEERIVPNAWMVVSGEKIVNVGSGSPPAGNFAERRDLSGLYAMPGLIDAHGHIAAGAHKIELIDGAPAVTIESVDEMTRFHAQNALAFGVTTVRNPGSDPQANARYDENVANGTWIGPEALHAGAIIQPPPFTGGAFAYPRTDEEWDREAARQAALGMTHFKLYVSLSEEELAKGIKAAHKHGLKAIAHLDGVSWTSAARLGIDGLEHALPTSPDLLEPGAREEYLASLGPDSKFMYRWFELADFDGPLFQELLALLVDNQVEINLTLGVNELTFNVDKVDQIWPPEDRRYIHAEALAGSLSFMQAGAAAWTPEDYDRARAAWPKVQEFAKRLYDAGVPMMIGTDGFGGGPQLAHEMELHVDAGIPVWAVLRMATSDAAELLGMGDRTGAIAANMEADVVFLRANPVENVLNISSAAYVLSNGVGYAFDELARTNDQPQ
- a CDS encoding TMEM175 family protein — its product is MLRSTEKSHVDQDPYFRWRGGAVTRIENLSDIVFALSLSLIAVASAPPTTFSELISVFRSGFAFAFGFVILLMIWNYHYLFFRRYGLSDQKIVFLNALLLFVVLMFVYPLRFLADFMFVLIPAFFTNFDTVAYMVGGIENGENLLIIYSFGYAVVFLIIAGLYGHAASKREALELDETEYLLTRRSRASALIQAGVAMFVAGVAGLTPIGPWAGPLYFLIGVAEPIVQRRFPAPLQTRSSAV